Within the Gloeobacter kilaueensis JS1 genome, the region CAGCCACCAGCGCCGAAGCGCTCGTCGAGAAAGTGCGCCAGTGGTTTTCTGACAACCACTACGAGACTCAGACCCTGCGCCTGCCAGGGGGCAGTCTGGTGGTGCAGGGCTACCGCGACGACATCTGGCGGGTAGCGGTCGGTCTGGCCGCTGCCCTCACCGTTCAGGTCAAGGCGCTGCCCGGCGACACCCTCGAAGTGACGATCGGCGGCGGTGCCTGGGGAGACAAGCTGTTTGTCGCGGGCATCGGCCTGCTGCTTTTTTATCCGCTGGTGCTGCCTGCCGCCTGGGGCACCTGGGAGCAGTACAAGCTCGATCAGGATATCTGGAAGGTGATCGAGGCGGATCTGCCGGGCGGGAGCACCACCGTCGAACCTGCCGCCGTCACCGCCACCGATACTGCGGCTACTCCTCTGCCCGAGAGCTGGTTCAACGAGCAGACCAACGAGGTCTACTCGGTGCAGTTCTTTCAGCGCATGGAGTCGTGGCAGCGAGCGATCGCCGATGGCCGCATCGAACCGAGAGAAATCGAGGAGCAGGCCGAGCGGGTGACCAGCCTGCTCAAGCGCCTCGAAGCGACCCTGAGCGATAGCGCCCACGCCAAGCTGACGCAGGCTCTGGGCGAGCTGGCGGTGCTGCAGGGGATGCAGTCGTTTGCCCTGCTGCAGCACATCGACAGCCAGGGACCGGTTTCAGGCCCAGCCCCGCAGCCGGTAGACCAGTAGACCCACCCACTCCTTGAGGGCGAGGGTCGAATTGTCCATCGCCTCGGCGGTGGGCAGCCAGGTGAGCAACCAGTCGCTGACGATCGCGTCGCTGCGAAAGTCGGTCGCTGCCGGGATCACCTCAAAACCGGCGCGGCGGAAGATCGCCACCGAGCGGGGCATGTGGTAGGCGCTGGTGACAAGCAAGATCCGGCGGACGGCCTGGGGCAAAAGCAGGGCGCTACTCTGCTGGGCATTCTCAAAAGTGTTCTGCGAGCCGGTCTCGACGAGCACAGCCTTTGCTGGAACACCGAATTCGCCGATCAAACGGCGCATGTACTGGGCCTCGGGCAACTGCCCCGGCTCGCTGTAGAAGGGCACATTGCCGCCGCTCATCAAGATGACAGGCGCTTTGCCTGCCCGAAACAACCGGGCGGCGTGCAGCACCCGGTCGCTCGCCTCGGCCAGTTCTACCCCGTCGTGCAGGCGGGTGGGCATCCGAACCGATCCGCCCAGCACGACGATCGCTTGGGCGGTCGGCAGCTTCGCAATCGGCCCACCGGGATACTGCGATTCGAGCGATCCGAGCAGGGCAGTGGAGACGAGGGGCGAGGCAAAGATCCCCAGCAACAAAAACACCGCACCGCAGAGTCCAATTGCCGTTTTGGGCCAGCGCCGCCCCAAGAGCGCCACGGCCACCACCAGCACCATGCTCAGCCCGATCGGATAGATAAAAGCCGGCAGCACCTTGCTCAGATAAAGAAACATCCAGACAGTCCCGACGCACCTGCCCCACAGCTTAGCAGGCTGACTGGAAGCGGTTTTCTAAGAGGCCGTCAATTTCCGGGGGGTGATGCTGAAACAGCTCTACGATACGAATCAGCTCTTAACTTGACAATGCCATAAGAGCTACAAATTGTAGGATTGTTCTGTCGCTTTTCAGTTTTTGTCACAAAGCCCTCTATTGAGCAACCGCGAGGACAATTTTGCCACGGGCTCGACCGCCCTCAGAAAGGGCAAGCGCCTGCTTGATCTCGGCAAATGGTAGCACCGTATCGACATGCGGCTTGACCTTGCCGGCTTCGACAAGGTTCTTGATTTCGGTCAGATTCCTTGCACTCGGCAAGGTGAAGGACCGCGTGACACTAACGCCGTAGCGCTCGGCCTCGTTTTCCGGGAACGCCACCACAGTGACCATGAAGCCACCTTTTTTCAGAGTCTGGAACGCTCGCTGGAATATCTCGCCGCCCACCGTGTCGAATACGACATCCATGTCCTTGGCGGCCTGCTCGAAAAGCCCGCTGGTGTAGTCGATGAACTCGTCGGCACCTAGGCTGCGGACGAACTCCTCGTTCCGCGCCGAGGCCACGGCTGTGACGTGCGCGCCCTTCGCCTTGGCGAACTGTATCGCGAGCGAACCGACGCTGCCCGAGCTGTTGGTGATGAGGAGGCGCTGGCTGGCAGCGAGGCCGGCCACGTCGAAAATCGCCTGCCACGCGGTGGAGCCGGCCAGCGGCAGCGCCGCCGCCTGGACAAAGTCGAGATTGGACGGGGTGCGCACCATGTCCGCTGCCATCGCGACGGCGTATTCGGCGAAGGCACCGGTATGGACCATACCGAAGATGGCTTCGCCCTCCTTAAAGCCGTCAACACCGTCGCCTATCTTCTCGATCGTGCCAACAAGCTCGCCGCCCATAGGAATGGGCAAGGTCATGCCCAGGCGTTGGCCGGCTCCATTTCGTATCTTCCAATCGACCGGGTTCACCCCTGCTGCACGGACCTTGATCAGCACCTCGCCGGACTGAGGCTCTGGCCGGTCGATTTCTTGGATCTGAACCACATCATTGGTGCCGTACTCGTGGATGAGAACGGCTTTCATCTTTGAACTCATGATGACCATTTTTCAGTTATTGACGGATGTAGAATAGCAGCCTGGATACGCGACGTAACGCCAATCGGTATCGCGCAAAGGCCAATTGTTGAAGCCTCCCTTTAGCATCTACCGCATCACGAAGCAGCGCAGCGATAGTCTGCCGCTTCACTCCCATCAGGAAGGGCAGCTGACCTATGCTGCGTCCGGCATGGTGCAGATCCACACTGACGCGGGCGTATGGATGGTTCCGCCCCAGCTTGCCGCCTGGGTTCCGCCGGACCTGCATCATCGGCTAGAAATAATGACCGACGCCGAACTCTGGATGGTCCACTGGCAGCCCTCGGCAGTACGAGCATGGGGACGCCAGGTCTCGCTGGATCGAGCCTTTGCGTTGTGGATCACGCCCTTACTGCGTTCTCTGCTTAACGAAGCCGTTTCTACAGACCTTGAGGCGGAGAAGGCGGAGCTTGTCGTGCGGCTGATGCTCCATGAGCTTACAGCCATGGAGGAGGCACCGACTTTCCTGCCGTTGCCGACGAGCCCAGTGGGCAAATGCGTGGCGGACCTTGCTCTCGCCGACCATCGCAACTTGCTAAGTCTAAGTGAGATCGCGTCGCGTTCAGCGACTTCCGTCCGGACCGTCACTAGACTGTTCCCTTTGGAAACCGGACTCACCCTAAAAGCCTGGCGACAACGGGCAAGAATCGTGTGGGCCATGGAACAGCTCGCACGCGGTCATGCACCTTCCCATGTTGCCAGGCAGACCGGCTACGCCAGCACTGCAGCGTTCTGTTCTGCTTTCCGACAAGTCACAGCGATGACACCGACCGCATTCATGAGCCGTGGTGCGGAGGTTCCTTGATTTGAGGCGGGGCTCGCCGAAGCGCAAGAAGGTTCTGTTGCAAAAATAGTTTGTGATGAAACCGTCCGTGCCTGGTGCCGCAAGCTTGGACAGAGCTTCGCTAATCAAATGAGCTGTCGGACTTGCTGCTGCGGGAGCATCGTAGTAGGTCTGTCCCTGGAAAACTCGCCCACCCCCCGGAAATTGACGGCTTCGATTTCTAGCCGTCCTGCACCGTCGCTGCGAGTTCAGCGCTCACGGGTGTGCCAGCCGTAAGGGCCAGACCGCCCGGACAATCGACCAGCAGTGGACAGACTGGGCAGCGGGGCGCTCCGGCGACGCAGCACTTGCGGCCATGCTCCACGAGCAGGTTGTTCCAGCTGCGCCAGCTATGGCGCGGCAGACAGGCGATCAGATCCTGCTCGATCCGGCGCGGGTCGCTCGATGTGGTGAGGCCCAGAAGCTTCGAGATGCGCCGCACGTGGGTATCGACGGCCACCCCCTCGACGATCCCAAAGCAGTCGGCGAGCACGAGATTGGCGATCTTGCGGGCGACCCCCGGCAGGGCAGTCAACTCGGCCATCGTCGCCGGTACCTGGCCACCGTGGCGCGAACAGAGAATCCGCCCAATGGCGATCAAGTTGCGCGCCTTGGTTGGCCCCAGGCCGGTCGGGCGCACGTACGGCAAAAGTTCCTCCTCATCGGCGGCGGCAAAGGCGGCTGCGTCCGGATAGCGGGCAAACAGCGCCGGGGTGATCCGGTTGACCCGCTCGTCCTTGCACTGGGTGGCAAGGACGGTCGCCACCAGATACTCGAACGGGTCGCGGCTGGTGAGGCCCAGGCTCAACCCGTGGGGGTAGGCCGCCTCCAGGCGCAACAGCAGGCGGGCGGCGCGCGCTCGGCGCTCGTCTTGCAGGGTGACGGACATGACAATCGGGCGGGTGGAAACTCTCCACAGGATGGCATACCGTGCAAGCAATCGCCCCAGAACGCTAGGATGATGGCGAACGATTCGGTCGTCTGGCTTTGAGTGCAGAGTTTGCGCACCGCGACGGTCTGGTCGGCCGCACGGTCGGTCGCTACCGCCTGACGGGAAAAATAGGCTCCGGCGGTATGGGTTCGGTCTACAAGGCCGTGCATATCGAGATCGAAGATCTGGTCGTCGCCGTCAAATTGCTCTCGCAGAGCTTGCTGGCCGACGATGGTCTGCGCCGCCGCTTCCGCGACGAGGCGGCGATCTGTGCGCGGCTGGGCGAGCGCAGCCCGCACATCGTCCAGATCCGCGACTATGGCATCCTCGAAGATCTCGACCTGCCGTATTTCACGATGGAATTTTTGCAGGGCCGCTCGCTCCAGGAGCGCATCTACGAGCGGGTACCGATTGAGCTCGCGATCTCGATTGCCTGGCAGATCTGCGAGGGATTGCAGGTGGCCCACGAGGCGGGCATCGTCCACCGCGACCTCAAACCGGGCAACATCTATTTAATCCGCGACCCCCGCCTGGGTGAAAAAGTCAAGATTCTCGACTTCGGCATCGCCCGGATCGTTCAGGACGCAGCGGTGGCGGCCCAGGGCCGGATGGCGACCCAGGGGTACCTGGGCACCCCCCAGTATTCTTCGCCCGAGCAGTTGCGCGGCCAGGGAGTCGATGGGCGCTCGGATATTTATAGCCTCGGGATGATCCTCTACGAACTTTTTGCCGGGGTCTGTCCGTTCGCCGTCGAAGATCAAAGCTTCGGCACCTGGTATCAGATTCATACCGAAGCGCTGCCATCGACGATGAGCGCTGCCAACCCCCGCGCCCTGGTGCCCAACGCGATCGAGCAGGTGATCTTGCGCTGTCTGGCCAAAAAGCCCTCGGAGCGACCCGCAAGCCCGCTCGAAATCATCGAACAACTGCGCACGGCAGTCGAGCGGCCCGAGACGCGCATCGCCGCCTCCCTGCCCCTCACCCGCCCGCCTGCGACCGGCTTCGTTCTCGCTCCCGAGCAACTGGCCCGCCTTGAAAATCAGCTCGCAAAACTCGTGGGTCCCATCGCCCCCACCTTGATTCGCCAGGCGCTCGGGAGCGCCGCCAACGCGGGCGAACTGGTGGAATTGCTCTCTGCCCAGCTCAGCGAGAGCCAGCGGCAGGCGTTCAGTCAAAAAGCCCTCGCCCAACTGGCTGCCACCTCGACGTTGCCCTCGCTGCCGCCGACCGCCACCTCCCTGCCGCCCAATCCGCCCAGCCAGCCCGGCGTCGATCCGGCTTTTGTCCAGCGCTGCGAGCGCGAACTGAGCCTGCTGGTGGGTCCCATCGCCACTTTTTTGATCCAGAACGCCCTCAAAGGCGCACCCGCCAGTCCGGCTCACCTCGTCGATCGCCTGGCAGGCGAGATTGGTGACGAGCGCAAGGCCGCCCAGTTTCGCCAGAAATTGCTCTAGCGAGTCTGCTGGTTGAGGAGCTTGAGGGCGATCTCAAGACTCGCCTTCATCCGGTTGAAGGCGGTGGCGAGGGTGCCGATCTCGTCGGTCGAGTCCTCGCTGAAGCTGGCCTCCATCTGGCCGGTGCTCACCGCGTCGGCAGTTACGGCCATCCGACCGATGCGCCGGATCACCGAGCGCTTGAGAAGCGAGTTGACCACCAGCAACAGCAGCACGAAGACAGCCACCAGTGCGCCCATCACAAAGCTCCACGAGCGCCAGGCACTGGCGTAAACTTCGTCCACCGGTACCGAGATCGTCTGGGCCGCCACCACCGCCCCCAGCTTCCAGTTAAAGCCGTTCTCGCTGCCGTAGGTGGTGAGCAGACTCTTGGGAGCAGCGGCGGGCGTGCTGTGGCACTGCAGGCAGCTTTTTTCAGGAATTCGCAAAGGCCGCGAGATAAAAAAGACATCGCCCCCCGGCAGCGAGCGAAAGCCGGTCAATTCTTTGAGGGAACTATCTGCGGTGAAGCGGCTCACCAGCGCCGCCTCAAAATCGTCGGCCTTGTCGCGCAGGTTGGTCGGGTTCGGGGCCGCCTCCTTGTAGAGGAAGTTGTTGTACTTGCCGTTCTTGCGCACTCCTTCAAAGATCTCCGTCGCCGCAAAGCCGGAGGCGGTCTCGGAGATGAAGGTCGGCTCGGTGGCGGCTTTGCTCGCAAGCAGTGGTTTGACGCGGTTGTTGGTGTAGTTGCGCACCGAGTTCATCGTCTCCAGCAGCACATCCGCCTTGGAGGTCACCTCGTCCTGGGCGCGCTGCTGCAGCACCAGCGAGAGAATCGAGCCACTGATCGCCAGAGCGCCGACAAAGATCAAAATCAAGATCAGGCTAAATTTCGTTCCCAGTTTCAGGTTTTTAAGCATAGCGTCAACGCGGTTGCGTTCAGAAACGGTCCTATTGTCCTGCCGGTCGATATCTACCGTCCAGCCAAAGATAAGTAGCGCAATCAACGCGGCTGCTGGCTCAAAAGTTTGAGGGCAATTTCGAGGCTCGCCTTCATCCGGTTGAAGGCGGTAGCGAGGGTACCGATCTCGTCGGTCGAGTCCTCGCTGAAGTTGGCCTGCATCTGGCCGGTGCTCACCGCGTCGGCAGTTACGGCCATCCGACCGATGCGCCGGATCACCGAGCGCTTGAGGAGCCAGTTGACCACCCACAACAGCACCACGAAGACAGCGGCGAGCATCGCCATCACCAGCGCGAGCGAGCGGCGGCTGTTGGCGTAGACCTCTTCTACCGGCACCGAAATGACCTGCGCTGCCACGACTTCGTGCAACTTCCAGCCAAAACCGTTGTCGCTGCCGTAGGTGGTGAGCATGCTCTTGGGAGCAGCGGCGGGCGTGCTGTGGCACTGCAGGCAGGAAGGACTGGAGACGGTCAGTGGACGGGCGACATAGAAGACATCGCCGCCGGGCAGGTCGCGAAAACCGGTCAGCTCCTTGGTATCCGGTTCGTTGCGGAAGCGCTCGACAATCGTTGTCTCAAAGCCGTCAGCCTTGTCGCGCAGGTTGGTCGGGTTGAGGGCCGCTTCTTTATAGAGAAAACTGCGGTACTCGTCGTTGGTGCGCAAATTCTCGAAGACTTCGGTCGCCGAATAGGCCGGTATCACCTCCGGGATAAAGACCGGCTCGGAGACGGCTTGCGCCAGAAGGAGGGGCTTGATGTGGTTGGAGGTGTAGTTGCGCACCGAGTTCATCGTCTGCAGGAGCACCCGCGTCTTGGCTGTCACCTCGTCCTGGGCGCGCTGCTCAAGCAAAAGTGACAGCAAAGTGCCGCTTGCCACCAGACCGATCGAAAAAATCAACAGCAAAATCAAGCTGAACTTCAGACTGAGATTTAAGTTCTTGAACATGGCGCTGAATGGAGAATAACGACGGACTAGAAATATCGACGATTCTGCAAGAGGGTCTTTCACCTGTCCGCTATTGTCGTCGCATCTGTCTAATTCATAGGCCCGAACTTCAAAATTATTCAGCTCAGCGGCCCGTGCGCCCCTGCCTTCCTGCGACAGCGGCGGCAGTAAACTAAAGCTAAAAGCACGCTTTTGCAAAAACAAATGTTCAAAACGGGGCTACGATTTTTATTGTCTCTGGCAACTTTGCTGCTGCTGGTTGCCTGCGGCAGCTCCGCCGATCGCGGCGGTAAACTCACGATCGGCACAGTCAGCTACAGCGAGGGCACCCAGGCGATCAAGCGCTACGCCCGCTTCAAAGATTACCTGGCAGAAAAAGCCCAAAATTTTGTCGAACTCGATCCGGCCTACAACGAGCAGCGGGCGATCGAGCGCATCCGCAACCATTCCTGGTCGCTGGTCTTTGCCCCGCCGGGGCTGGCGGCGATCGCGATCAAAGAGGCGCAGTACCAGCCTGTTCTTCCTCTGCAGGGGGTCGAGAACCGTCGCTCGGTTCTGGTGGTGCGCAAGGACAGTCCCATTCAGACGATCAAAGAGCTGGCCAACCACAGCGTCGCCCTGGGTCAAATCGGCTCCAGCACCAGCTATTACTTTCCGCTCTACAACCTCTACGGCCTGACCCTCTCGGAACTGCTCTTTGCCCCGACGCCCAAGAGCGCCCTTGAATGGGTGGCAAGCGGCAAAGCGACCGCCGGAGCCCTTTCTAAAGAAGAGCTGGACCGCTACGCTCCTGAGATTACCAGTGGCCAGTTTCGCGTCCTCGCCGCCGACGAGCACTTCGTCCCGGCGGGGGTGCTGCTCATCGGCCCCAACATCGAGCGCAACCGCCAGGACCAGCTCCGGCAAATTCTCAAGGACACCCCCAGCCCGCTAGCGCAAGAAGCCGGTTTCATTCCCAACGGCAGCCTGCCCGACTACAGCTACATGTTCTCGGTCGTCGATCGGGTGCGATCGATCTTTCCCGATGCCCCCGAGCCCGCTGAACTCAAACCGGCCCGCCTGTACGGCAACGCCCGTCCCTGAAGGGCAGCGCAAACAATCTTAATTCTTCTCGTTAAAATCGAAACATTCGCCGGTCGTCTTCCGTCTGGGATAGGGTCGGCAGCGATGAAATTTTATGAGGAAAGGCTATGGCAACAGCGAAAGTCGCGGTGCGCAAACCTTTGCGCTGGTTGCACTGGACGATGGCGATCTGCTACGCGATTTTGTTCACCGTCGGCATCTACATGGTCAACCTGCCGGAAGGGGTGAGCTACACGCCTTCACTGTTTGCCTTTCACAAGTCGATGGGTGTTCTGGTGCTGTTGTTGTTGACCGCCCGCATTCTGCTTTTGATCCCGACGATTGGGCCGCCTCGGGGCAAGAACTGGCTGCCCACCGCTGCCCTGCACACGATTCTCTACCTGGCGATGATCGTCGTGCCGATTAGCGGTTACTTTTTCTCCAACACCAGTGGGCACGGCGTCGCTCTCTTTGGCCTTGCGCTGCCGACGCTGTTTGCCAAAAACAAGGCCATTGCCGAGCTGGCAGGCGATGTTCATGGCTGGCTCGCCTACACGTTTTTGGCCTTTATCGCGATTCATATGATTGCCCAGCGCAGCTACTTGCTGGGCAGGTGGAAGCGGCTGACGCGGGGACGCGCCACCCGCGCTTGAAGGCGATCTATCCAGAACGGGGCAGCAGGGCGACCAGTTCTGCCCGCGACGAGATGGCGAGCTTGCGGAACATTCGCTTGAGCGCCTGTTTGACCGAATTTTCGGTGATCCAGATACTGCTTGCGATCTGGGCGTTGGTCAGACCCTGAGCGACGAGATTCGCAATCTGCCGTTCTCTTGCCGTCAGACCGTTTGCCGCCGCCGCGAGCGCTGGCGGTGTGAGGCGGGCGAGGCAGGCCGAAAGGTGAGCGCATAGAGCCGCCAGATCCGCCAGGTTTCGCTCATCGAAGGCTGGTCGGTTCTGCTCGCGGGTGAAGTGGACGAAGCCCAGCAACCGCCCCTCTCCCACGATCGGCCCCATCAGCATGTGGCCGTGGTCGAAGGCCGCAAAGCAGGCGCGGTAGAGTTCGCTCTGCCGCCAGTCGTCCGTTTGAGGCAGCATCTGATCGTGAGCCGGGGCGTGGCGATCGACCAGGGACTGCACGATCGGATCGAACGGCTGTCCTGCCTGGGCGAGGCGCTCGATGAGCGCGGCAAAATCCGGCGGCTGGCCCTTGTTCTTGAAGGCGGCAAAAGGGGGTGTAGCAAAAAGAGCGGTCTGCTTCAGCGCTGCCGTATCCGGATTGCCCTGCACACCGGCCATCGTGTGGCCCTGCGCCTGATCTTGAACGTGTATTCCCCAGTGCTGCGCCTCAAAATAGCTCCCGGCCTCCGCCAGAAAGCATTGCCGAAGCGCCTGGAGGCTGTCTGCCCCGGCCAGCTTCACAACAAAATCGCGCAGCGCCGCCACCTATACAACCGCCAGACTTTCGACCAGGCTCTCGAACAAGCGCCGCCCATCGGTTCCACCGCCCAGCAGCGGATCGCTCACCCGCTCCGGATGGGGCATCATCCCGAGCACATTGCCCGCCCGGTTGCAGATACCGGCGATATTGCCCAGCGAACCGTTCGGGTTGGACGCCTCGTCTATCTCTCCTTCCTGGTTGCAGTAGCGCAAGACCACCTGGCGGTGTTCCTCAAGCTCCTGCAGCGTCGCCTCCTCCGCGTAGTAACAGCCCTCGCCATGGGCCACCGGCACCGCAATTACCTCGCCCTGCCGGTAGCCGCGTGTCCAGGGCAGATCGTTCCGCTCGACTCTAAGGGAGAGCCGATCGCAGACGAACTGCAGATTGCGGTTGCGAACCAGCGCGCCGGGCAACAATCCCGCCTCGGTGAGCACCTGAAAGCCGTTGCAGATGCCGATGAGCAACCGCCCCTGCCGGACATGCTCCCGAATTGCCTGCATCACCGGCGAGAAGCGGGCGATCGCCCCGCAGCGCAGATAATCGCCGTAGCTGAAGCCGCCGGGCAGAACGACCACCTCACAGTCGCTCAGGTCGGTCTCGGTGTGCCAGATCATCCGCGTCGGCTGCCCGAGTAGCCCCCGCGTCACCGTGACCACATCGCGGTCGCAGTTGGAACCAGGAAAGACGACGACGCCAAATTTCATGATTGTGCTCCCTCGCCAGGTCCAATCTACTGCACGGGCAGGCATCCACGACAAAAGTCGGACCGGAGTAAAGATGTGTATTCAGGTAACTGAACAGCAGTCCGAGTTATATTCCTGCCCCGCAGCCCCCCTATCGCGTCATTGCTCAAGGGCAGAAGAATGATGGATGCTAACAAGCTCAAAAGTGCTCTGGAGGCTGCCCAAATTCGAGAAGAAGCTTTACTAGAAACAGAAAACATACAATTAACGATTAACTCCGACATGAATAAAAGCGCACAGGCTAACGCAGAAACTTCAATTTATATACTTATGTATTGATAAACGGCAAATGTGTATCTCAGATCGCTACCGCAATCCAACCCGTGTACAAAAACTTACAGAACTTAGCAAAACTTTCTCCCCAAATTAGACGACTCAGTATACACTGATGCACGAGCAAATAGGGGATGTTTGCCAGAAATTCCCCACTATAACTTTCTCAATCAACTCAAAGTTGGGTAGTATGGAACAGCGCCTCAAGTTAACACCAGGGAAACTTTTTAACCATCTAAAATCAGGCAGGGCTTTATTGCGGCTACTAGCCTCAATGGGTATAGCAACGTTGATCATTTTCTTCCTAACTTACTCAAGTTACTTGAACTACTGGAACAAGACAATTTATCGAATACAAACGGTAGATTTTAATATTCTTGCTAACTTACTTCCGACAAAGCTATCAATTATTCTGGCAAAAGGCGATAGGCAGCAGATTCAGAGCACTCTTAATAGTAACTATGGCCTTTTCGGCGTTATTGTGACTGATTGTCAAATCAGCCAAGTCACTTGCCCTAATCAGAAAATAATTTATACAGCAAGCGGAAAATATGATTCAAACTGGAAACGGAATCTAACCGTCGAAAAACTTGATGGACATGTTTTCAATATTCTGACTAGCCCGCCACCAATGCAGCCAGAATGGCATTATCCAAATCCTCGCGAAACCAGTATTCAAATTAATAAACAGGAGATTAGAGGAAAAATAATTGGACGAGTTTATTACCTGCGGAATCCACCGCCAAGTTTTTTAGAAGATATCTTAAAGTGGTTACAAGACGTCGGAAGTAGTAGTAGTGCCGTCCTTGTCTATAATAGTATCGCTTTAGCCTCTTTAATAACGAGTTTCGCTATATGGTTTGTTATTGAATTTCTGTTCTATCGATCCAATGTATCTGAACAGACCGCGTTGCATTATCAACAAAGAATGGTTGAAGAAAGAGAGGCAGCGGTAGCTGCTAGAGAAAAATGGCTTGAAGAAAAAATGCAGGTAGAGAAATACAAAGATTATTTTAACGCGGTTAAAGAAGTCATTGACTCCGATTTTGTATCAGTAGTCAATAATCTAACGCAGGAAATATCTGCAGTACTCTATCAAATGAAAGTTTGCGTGATGGACATTATCCATGATCTAAAAAAAGCGCCACTTATAGAAAACAGAGATACTCAAAATGTTATAGATGCACTCAAGCGCATGAAAGAGGTTTTAACCGAGCCTAAAACCCAACAGGATTACGAAAAACTCATTCAACATCTCTCTGA harbors:
- a CDS encoding YdcF family protein; this translates as MFLYLSKVLPAFIYPIGLSMVLVVAVALLGRRWPKTAIGLCGAVFLLLGIFASPLVSTALLGSLESQYPGGPIAKLPTAQAIVVLGGSVRMPTRLHDGVELAEASDRVLHAARLFRAGKAPVILMSGGNVPFYSEPGQLPEAQYMRRLIGEFGVPAKAVLVETGSQNTFENAQQSSALLLPQAVRRILLVTSAYHMPRSVAIFRRAGFEVIPAATDFRSDAIVSDWLLTWLPTAEAMDNSTLALKEWVGLLVYRLRGWA
- a CDS encoding NADP-dependent oxidoreductase, whose translation is MKAVLIHEYGTNDVVQIQEIDRPEPQSGEVLIKVRAAGVNPVDWKIRNGAGQRLGMTLPIPMGGELVGTIEKIGDGVDGFKEGEAIFGMVHTGAFAEYAVAMAADMVRTPSNLDFVQAAALPLAGSTAWQAIFDVAGLAASQRLLITNSSGSVGSLAIQFAKAKGAHVTAVASARNEEFVRSLGADEFIDYTSGLFEQAAKDMDVVFDTVGGEIFQRAFQTLKKGGFMVTVVAFPENEAERYGVSVTRSFTLPSARNLTEIKNLVEAGKVKPHVDTVLPFAEIKQALALSEGGRARGKIVLAVAQ
- a CDS encoding AraC family transcriptional regulator, producing the protein MLKPPFSIYRITKQRSDSLPLHSHQEGQLTYAASGMVQIHTDAGVWMVPPQLAAWVPPDLHHRLEIMTDAELWMVHWQPSAVRAWGRQVSLDRAFALWITPLLRSLLNEAVSTDLEAEKAELVVRLMLHELTAMEEAPTFLPLPTSPVGKCVADLALADHRNLLSLSEIASRSATSVRTVTRLFPLETGLTLKAWRQRARIVWAMEQLARGHAPSHVARQTGYASTAAFCSAFRQVTAMTPTAFMSRGAEVP
- a CDS encoding endonuclease III domain-containing protein, which codes for MSVTLQDERRARAARLLLRLEAAYPHGLSLGLTSRDPFEYLVATVLATQCKDERVNRITPALFARYPDAAAFAAADEEELLPYVRPTGLGPTKARNLIAIGRILCSRHGGQVPATMAELTALPGVARKIANLVLADCFGIVEGVAVDTHVRRISKLLGLTTSSDPRRIEQDLIACLPRHSWRSWNNLLVEHGRKCCVAGAPRCPVCPLLVDCPGGLALTAGTPVSAELAATVQDG
- a CDS encoding serine/threonine-protein kinase, translated to MSAEFAHRDGLVGRTVGRYRLTGKIGSGGMGSVYKAVHIEIEDLVVAVKLLSQSLLADDGLRRRFRDEAAICARLGERSPHIVQIRDYGILEDLDLPYFTMEFLQGRSLQERIYERVPIELAISIAWQICEGLQVAHEAGIVHRDLKPGNIYLIRDPRLGEKVKILDFGIARIVQDAAVAAQGRMATQGYLGTPQYSSPEQLRGQGVDGRSDIYSLGMILYELFAGVCPFAVEDQSFGTWYQIHTEALPSTMSAANPRALVPNAIEQVILRCLAKKPSERPASPLEIIEQLRTAVERPETRIAASLPLTRPPATGFVLAPEQLARLENQLAKLVGPIAPTLIRQALGSAANAGELVELLSAQLSESQRQAFSQKALAQLAATSTLPSLPPTATSLPPNPPSQPGVDPAFVQRCERELSLLVGPIATFLIQNALKGAPASPAHLVDRLAGEIGDERKAAQFRQKLL
- a CDS encoding c-type heme family protein, giving the protein MIALLIFGWTVDIDRQDNRTVSERNRVDAMLKNLKLGTKFSLILILIFVGALAISGSILSLVLQQRAQDEVTSKADVLLETMNSVRNYTNNRVKPLLASKAATEPTFISETASGFAATEIFEGVRKNGKYNNFLYKEAAPNPTNLRDKADDFEAALVSRFTADSSLKELTGFRSLPGGDVFFISRPLRIPEKSCLQCHSTPAAAPKSLLTTYGSENGFNWKLGAVVAAQTISVPVDEVYASAWRSWSFVMGALVAVFVLLLLVVNSLLKRSVIRRIGRMAVTADAVSTGQMEASFSEDSTDEIGTLATAFNRMKASLEIALKLLNQQTR
- a CDS encoding c-type heme family protein yields the protein MFKNLNLSLKFSLILLLIFSIGLVASGTLLSLLLEQRAQDEVTAKTRVLLQTMNSVRNYTSNHIKPLLLAQAVSEPVFIPEVIPAYSATEVFENLRTNDEYRSFLYKEAALNPTNLRDKADGFETTIVERFRNEPDTKELTGFRDLPGGDVFYVARPLTVSSPSCLQCHSTPAAAPKSMLTTYGSDNGFGWKLHEVVAAQVISVPVEEVYANSRRSLALVMAMLAAVFVVLLWVVNWLLKRSVIRRIGRMAVTADAVSTGQMQANFSEDSTDEIGTLATAFNRMKASLEIALKLLSQQPR
- a CDS encoding phosphate/phosphite/phosphonate ABC transporter substrate-binding protein, with the translated sequence MFKTGLRFLLSLATLLLLVACGSSADRGGKLTIGTVSYSEGTQAIKRYARFKDYLAEKAQNFVELDPAYNEQRAIERIRNHSWSLVFAPPGLAAIAIKEAQYQPVLPLQGVENRRSVLVVRKDSPIQTIKELANHSVALGQIGSSTSYYFPLYNLYGLTLSELLFAPTPKSALEWVASGKATAGALSKEELDRYAPEITSGQFRVLAADEHFVPAGVLLIGPNIERNRQDQLRQILKDTPSPLAQEAGFIPNGSLPDYSYMFSVVDRVRSIFPDAPEPAELKPARLYGNARP
- a CDS encoding cytochrome b, with protein sequence MATAKVAVRKPLRWLHWTMAICYAILFTVGIYMVNLPEGVSYTPSLFAFHKSMGVLVLLLLTARILLLIPTIGPPRGKNWLPTAALHTILYLAMIVVPISGYFFSNTSGHGVALFGLALPTLFAKNKAIAELAGDVHGWLAYTFLAFIAIHMIAQRSYLLGRWKRLTRGRATRA
- a CDS encoding helix-turn-helix transcriptional regulator; its protein translation is MAALRDFVVKLAGADSLQALRQCFLAEAGSYFEAQHWGIHVQDQAQGHTMAGVQGNPDTAALKQTALFATPPFAAFKNKGQPPDFAALIERLAQAGQPFDPIVQSLVDRHAPAHDQMLPQTDDWRQSELYRACFAAFDHGHMLMGPIVGEGRLLGFVHFTREQNRPAFDERNLADLAALCAHLSACLARLTPPALAAAANGLTARERQIANLVAQGLTNAQIASSIWITENSVKQALKRMFRKLAISSRAELVALLPRSG